The sequence below is a genomic window from Nitrobacter winogradskyi Nb-255.
GCACGCACTGGGAGGCGGCGCAGCGCACCATGGCCGCAATTGCGCGCATCGCCGAACTGCGCGCCGCGGAGCTCGAGGACCTGGATGCTGACTCGGGCCGGGACTGGAGCCCCGATGCCGGGCTCTCGCTCGCAGGCGTCGGCCATCGCTATGCGGCGGACGCCGCTCCCGTGCTGCGGGCCGTCGATCTCGCGCTCGATTCGGGATCGCACATCGCCGTCACCGGCCGGTCGGGCGGCGGCAAGACCACGCTCGCGCACATCGTCGCAAGATTCATGCAGCCGAGCGAGGGTGCTGTGCTCGCCGGCGCGGCCGACGCCGCGGGCATCGGCCTGACCCCCTACCGCCGCCGCGTCCTGATGCTGCCGCACGAGACGGAGATTTTCAGCGCCAGCATCGCCGACAACGTCACCCTGTGGGACCGCTCCTTCTGCCTTCCGGAAGTCATGGAAGCGCTGCGGATCGCCGGCCTTGGGGAGGTCGTGGACGGACTGCCCCGCAGACATGACACGCCTCTGTCCGCCGACGGCGAGCCGCTCTCGGCGGGTCAGCGCCAGCGCCTGGGGATCGCCCGCGCCCTGATCCGGCGTCCCGACGTGCTGATCCTCGACGAGGCCACCTCGTCGCTCGACCCGCAGACCGAGGCCGAGGTGATCGCGAACGTCCGCGCGGTCATGCAGGGCCGCACGCTGATCGTTATCACCCACCGCGAGGAACTGGCTGCGCGCTTCGGCCGACGGCTCGCGGTCAAGGGCGGCGGCGCGGCCTATCTGCCGGGTTTGGAGCCCGGCTGACCGGTCAGGCCGAGCCGCGTGCGGCGGCGAGATCGAGGGGTGCGGCAGTCATCCGAACTTGCGCTGTCCTTCGACCGGCTGATTCCTCGGTCCGGTCGAACAAGGGGATATTTGGCGACGCCGGATTGTGTGCGATGGATGCCTGCGCCTAGAGCGGGATGAGGAAAAGTGTGTAGCGGTTTTCCGCCCGCATCCCGCTCTAAAATGTTGGAATCGATCACGTTCATGGTTTTGAATCGATTCGATCCAAAACCATCGTGATCTAGAGCATGATCCGATCAAGTTGAATCGGACCATGCTCTAGAAATGGTTGTCTGGTCGCATTTTCTTGCGGCGAACCGGTATCCACTTCGCCGGAAAATGCTCTAAGGCGAAATCGTCGAACATTCCGCTGGACGATTTGTCCGGCAATGACGGCTTGGGTCAGTTCATGTCCGACACCGAAGACATTCCCTTCAACCGGGATTTTCCGTTGAAGCCAGGCGTTGCCGAGGAAGTCATGCCTGGGGTCCGTCGCGTGCTGTGCGATAATCCCGGTCCTTTCACCTTCACGGGAACGGTGAGCTACATTGTCGGGCGAGGCAAGGTGGCGATCATCGATCCCGGCCCTGACAGCGAGGCTCATGCGCGGGCGCTGCTCGATGCGGTGAGGGGCGAGACCGTGACGCACATCTTCGTCACCCACACCCACAAGGATCATTCTCCCAATGCGGCGCGCATCAAGGCCGCCACGGGCGCGCGGGTTTATGCCGAGGGGCCGCATCGCGCCTCGCGCCCGCGCTTTGAAAGCGAAAAGCACAAGCCGGAATCGGGCGCGGATCGCGGCTTTGATCCGGACGTCCGGCTTGGCGACGGCGACGGCGTGACGGGCGAGGGATGGGCGCTGGAAGCCGTGACCACGCCGGGCCATACCGTCAACCACATGGCCTTTGCGTGGAAGGATCGCAGTGTTCTTTTCGCCGGCGACCACGTCATGGGCTGGTCCACCTCGATCGTGGCGCCGCCGGACGGTTCGATGACGGACTACATGGCGTCGCTCGAAAAACTCTCGATGCGCGACGAGCACCTGTATTTCGCCGGTCATGGCCCGGAGATCCGGGATGCGCCCCGCTTCGTGCGCTTCCTTGCGCGGCATCGCAGGGCGCGCGAGGTTTCGATCCTGCATCGATTGGCGAAAGGCGAGGCCGATATCGCGACTTTGGTTCGCGCCATCTATATCGGGCTCGACTCGCGGTTGTCCGGCGCCGCCGGCTATTCGGTGCTTGCGCATCTGGAGGATCTGGTGGCGCGCGGCCTCGTGCTCACGGATGGCGATCCCGTCATCGAAGGGCGCTACTGGCTTGCTTGAGGCCTATCGCTTGACCGCGCCCCTGGCAGGCGGTTTGACCGGCACGGGCGGCTCCTTCACCGCTTTATCGACGACGTTTTCAGCCGCGATATTGATGTCGTCGATCAGGCTGCTGACCCGCGCGGCGTTACTGCCGAGATCGTGCTCGAAATAACGCGAGGAGGAGCGGATATCGATGCGTGAGCCGTCTTCTGTCGGCATGATGCGGATCGCGACATCTTCGCGAAAACCCATGACCGGCGTTCTCGCCACGGCCTCGATATGGCCGGACTGCCGCGGCGGCTGCGGCGGGCGTTCATCGATCACCAGCCATTTGCGCCGCGTGACGAGCCGCCGGACGATGTCGAAGGCCTGCTGGGCCGTGAGGTCCAGTTCCACCGGCTCGATCGCGGGATACGCCGCGCGTTGCTGCTCGGCTGAATAAAGACCGGCATAGACGGCGGAATTAGCGCCATCCATGCCGCGCAGCCGCGCCAGCGCTTCAAAGTGAGGCGGGTTGACCGGATCGGTGGTGATATCGTGGATCGGCGGCAGGTTGCGATGTCGCACGGCGAGGTATGCCGGATAGGCAAGGACCAGCACGTTCAGCAGCAGCGCTGTCAGGATACGGCCTATGCCGCGTGAGCCGTCGCGCCACAGCGCGACAAGGCCTGCGAGCGCCAAAAGGACCGACAGCCCGGCGCAGGCGAGTGCGCCCAACAAGGTCGCGAGCGCGGGCTTGCTCTCGAGGATGCCGAACCTCACGGCGGCGACGGACACCACCGTCGCGACCGCCGAGAACACCGCGAGCCGCCGCGCCCAGGTCGCCAGCGCGGAGAACGGTTCGGTTTGATAGCGTGCGGAAAACCTGCGGGCCATAAAGCGGTTCGTTGCGGCGGCTCGTCTTCGCCGGGATCGTCTATAGCGTTTCGAGCAAAACGAGTGTTCGCGTAAACAAAGGCTTGATCCTGATTCCATCAAAGCCGGAAAATTTTCTAGCGCATTTTGTGCGGCGGAGAAATGTCGGCGTCCGCGCGCGTCAGCACGGCGAACTCCGCCGCCAGGAAATCCAGAAGCGCCCGCACCGAAGGCAGGAGACCGCGCCGCGATGAAAACACGGCGTGGACGATTCCGGCGCGCGGCGTCCAGTCCGGCAGTACATCCACCAGCGCGCCGCTTTCAAGATCGGCCTTCACCATCATTGTCGGAAACTGTCCGACGCCGATGCCGCGCAACGCCGCGAAGCGCAGCGCCACCATGTCCTCGGTGATGAAGCGGGGCGTGTGCGGGATCCGCGCGGTGCCGGCGTCGGGACCGTCGAGTGACCACTCATGGGGGTGATGTGGCGACTGCCAGCCGATGCTCGGCAGGTGGGCGAGGTCGGCGGGGACGGGCGGGTGGCTCAGTTTCTTCAGCAGCGACGGGCTCGCCACCAGCCGCTGCGCGCTCTCCGCCAGCACCCGCATCACGAGGTCGTTGTCTTCCAGCGGCGGAAACCGCACCCGGAGCGCGATGTCGATCCCATCCGCGATGACATCGACGCGGCGCGGCGTGCTCTCCAGATGGACCTCGACATCGGGGCACTCGGCCATGAAGCGGGCGATCATCTCGCCGACCTGGAAGTAGAGGAGCGGCGGCGGGCAGCTTATCCGCACGATTCCCTGCGGCTTGGTGCGCGAGCGCTCGATCAGATCCTGCGCAGCCTCCGCCTCCACCAGCATGGCGACGCAATGGCGGTAGTAGTCCTGGCCGATGCCGGTGACGGTGAAGCGCCGGGTGGAGCGCTGGATCAGCCGGACGCCAAGCCGGGCTTCGAGCGTCGCCATGCGCCGGCTGAGTCGCGATTTCGGAATGCCGAGCGCGCGGGCGGCGGCGGCGAAGCCGCCGTGATCCACCACCTGGACGAAAAAGTAGAGGTCGTTGAGATCATGCATATCGTTCCATCAATAGAACGTTGAGGCGCGATATTGCCAGCTAGCGGGTTCTTTGTCTCGCTCATATTGTTGATGCCAAGACGGCGGCCGATCCGGCTGCGTTACGGAGTGACGATCATGAGAAAGGTTCTCGGTGTTTTCAGCGGCCCCCGGCAGCATTGGGTCGGCGATGGCTTTCCGGTCCGCTCGCTGTTTTCGCACGCCAGCCACGGCGACCATGTCAGCCCGTTTCTGCTGCTGGATTATGCCGGCCCCGCCGATTTCACCCCGGCGGAGCGACCGCGCGGCGTCGGCGTCCATCCGCATCGCGGTTTCGAGACCGTCACCATCGTCTATCAGGGCGAGGTCGAGCACCGCGATTCCACCGGCAACGGTGGGCTGATCGGGCCTGGGGACGTGCAATGGATGACGGCCGCCTCGGGCATCCTGCACGAGGAGTTCCACTCCCGCGCCTTCACGAAGAAGGGCGGCGCGCTGGAGATGGTGCAGCTCTGGGTCAACCTGCCGGCCAGGGACAAGAACGCGGAGCCTGGCTATCAGACCTTGCTCAACGCGGATATTCCCTCGGTCGACCTGCCGGACGGCGCGGGCCGGTTGCGGGTGATCGCGGGAGAGTTCGACGGCCGCAAGGGGCCTGCGAAAACCTTCACGCCGGTCGGTATCTACGACGTGAAGCTCAATCGCGACGGCGTTGCGACGCTTAACCCGCCGGAGGGGCACACCGTTGCGGTGGTGGTGCTGAAGGGCACCGTACTGGTTGGCGGCAGCGAGATTGCCCGCGAGGCGCAGTTCGCGCTGCTCGACCGCAATGGCGGCGAGGTGACCATCGAGGCCAATGGTGATGCCTTGGTGCTGATCCTGTCCGGCGTACCGATCGACGAGCCGGTGGTGATGCGCGGTCCCTTCGTCATGAATACGGAGGGTGAGATCCGCCAGGCCATGATCGATTTCCAGAGCGGCCGTTTCGGCACTCTGGAGCCGGTCGGGGCTGGTGCCTGACCAACAACGCTCGCGGGAGGCGGTACGCCGCTTCCCGCTTTTCTTTTGTCTTTTTTCTTTCGTCTTTTTGAATCCGTTTAGCCTGAAGAAAATGCTCTCGATCAAAACGTGCGCGTATTCTGATCGCAAAACCGGTATCCACTTTTCCGGGCCATGCTCTAGAAATGGTTGTCTAGTCGCATTTTCTTGCGGCGAACCGGTATCCACTTCGCCGGAAAATGCTCCTAGCCCTTGAACTGTTCGCGCAGCGCCGCCTTCAGGATCTTCCCGGTGGCGGTGTGGGGGATGCTGTCGACGAACGCAACGTCGTCAGGCATCCACCATTTGGCTATCTTGCCGTCCATGAAATCGAGCATCTCCTCGCGCGTCACGCTCTCACCCGGCTTGACCTGCACGATCAGGAGCGGGCGTTCGCCCCATTTCGGATGGGGCAGGCCGATCACGGCGGCTTCCGCCACCTTGGGATGGCCAACGGCGAGATTCTCCAGATCGATCGACGATATCCATTCGCCTCCCGACTTGATCACATCCTTCGATCGATCTGTGATCCTCAGGTAGCCGTAGCTGTCGAGCGTGGCGACGTCGCCGGTGTCGAAGAAGCCTTCCTCGTCAAGGATATCGTCATCGACGCGATAGTAGGCGGCGGAGATCGCGGGACCCCGCACCTTGAGCCGGCCGGGGGTCTTGCCGTCCCACGGCAACTCGTTGCCGGCGTCGTCGGTGAGTTTCATTTCGACCATGAACGGCGCGTATCCCTGCATCTGCAGCCGATCGAGCCTGGCGTCTCCCTTGAGGTGGCTGAACGCGCCTTGCAGCGCTCCGACGGTGCCGCGCGGCGACATCTCCGTCATGCCCCATGCGTGGCGTACCTCGATGCCCATGTCGTCGAACGCCTTGATGATCGAGCGCGGCATCGCCGAGCCGCCGCAGATCACGACCTTGAGGTCCGGCAGCTTGAGGTTGTCTGTCTCCATATGCTGGAGCAGCATCAGCCAAACGGTGGGAACGCCCGCCGCGAACGTGACCTTCTCGCCAGATAGCAGTTCGTACACCGATGCGCCGTCGAGCCTGGCGCCGGGCATGACCAGCCTGGTGCCCATCGACGGCGCGGAGAACGCGGTTCCCCAACTGTTGGCATGGAATAACGGCACAACCGGAAGGAGCGTATCCTTCGAACCAGCGCCGAGCGCGTCCGCGTTGTTGACGATCATCGAATGCAGCACATTGGAGCGGTGCGAATACACCACGCCTTTCGGATCGCCCGTGGTTCCCGATGTGTAGCACATCGCCGCCGCGGTATTCTCATCAAAGGTTTTCCAGGCAAAGTCGCCGTCGGCTTCCGCGATCCAGTCTTCGTACGCGACCGCATTTTTCAGCGAGGTCCGCGGCATGTGAGCCCCGTCGGTGAGAACCACATAGCGCTCCACGCTCGGCAACCTGCCGGCGATCTTTTCCAGAATCGGGACGAAAGTGATATCGGTCATCACGATGCGATCAGTCGCATGATTGATGATCCAGGCGATCTGGTCCGGAAACAAGCGGGGATTGACGGTATGGCAGACCGCGCCAATACCCATGATGCCATACCAGGCTTCGAGATGACGCCAGGTGTTCCATGCGAGGGTGGCGACGCGGTCTCCCAGCCTGATACCCTGGCGATCGAGCCGTTGCGCGAGTTTCAGCGCGCGGCCGCGAATCTCGGCGTAGTTGGTGCGATGAATCGGACCTTCGACAGATCGCGTGACCACCTCGCGCCCGGCATGAATCCTTGCCGCGTGATCGATGATCCGATGACACAGCAGAGGCCAGTCCTGCATCAAGCCGAGCATTCGAGCGTTCCTCTTGATTCGTGCTCCGGATTGTCCTTGTTCCGCGGGACCGCCATCACATTTAACGCGAGGCGTGAACACCGCAAACCATCGGTTGGCATGGCAGGCCGCGACCGGTGGGTCGTGGCGGCGATCGCGATCCTGTTTATGCCAGCAGCGGTGTTGGCTGAAAGCAGGACGCCGTTGCCGCAACCTCGCCCGACCATCGGTCCCGCCTCCGACCGCAGCGACAGAATGCATGCGGGGGCGCCGGAGCATCCCGTGGCTCCATCGGCGCCTTCCGCCTGCCGCCTGGCGCTGACCGATGCGGTGGCCATCGCTCCGAGCATTCCGGCTATCACAGGGCCTGGCGCGTGCTGGCGGTACCGATCTGGTGCGGCTCGAGGCCGTCGTGCTGCCGGATCGGACGCGTGTTCCGGTCAAGCCGGCCGCCACGCTGCGCTGTACGATGGCTTCGGCGATCGCAGACTGGGTTCGAGCCGATATAGCGCCGCTGGCGGAAAGGCTCGGAAGCCGGGTCAGCGAACTCGACAATTTCGATTCGTTCGAGTGCAGAGGACGCAATCGCGTTGCCGGAGCGAAGCTCTCAGAGCACGGGCACGCCAATGCGCTGGACGTTCGTTCAGTCAGGATGTCCAACGGCCGGACGATTACCCTAACCGACCGCAGCGTCCCGCGCGAGCTGCGCGAAAAGCTGCTGAACTCGGTCTGCGCGCGGTTTACGACCGTCCTCGGGCCGGGTTCGGACGGCTACCACGAGGATCATATTCATCTCGATCTGGCCGGACGCCGTAACGGCTACCGGATATGCCAATGGAAGATCGACGATCCGATGCCCAGGGTTGCGCCGTTGCTTCCGCCCGAGCGCCCCGCGAAAACCTCGCTGCGCGAACCGGCGGAAGAAAAGAATAAAAAGGAGAAGGCGTCGGAAGGGGTCCCCGAGCGTGCGGCGGCGTCTGGCGTCGCTTCCCAGGCTTCGGATGATCCGCCCCAACTCCCGGCTGCGGTGCCGATACCGCAAAAGCGACCGCTTTCCCGCACGGAACCAGGCAAGGTCGCGGAGGATGCGAAGCCGTCGCCGTCCGTTTCGAGGTCATCGACGAGGCTTTCAGCTACCCGTTCGGCGAAGCGAAAACACAGACCGCGCCTCGATCTGCCACCGTTCCTCAGGCCGCTGTTCAACTGATCGTCAGCGAGAGCAATTCGGGACCATCCTCGAGCTTGACCCGAGGATGATACCGATTGTTGGGAAAACGCGTCAGATCAAGATCAACGCATCGGATCAAAATCATAGTGTCCCGCTTTGCGGGAAGCGGAAGGAAACTGGCGCGAGATGAGGAAAGTGTGATGCGGTTTTCAGCCAGCATCACGCTTTTCACGACGCTTCCGTCAGTTCACGCTTCCGTTGCCGCCCCACGAAGCCATCCGCGCGCTGCGCCTCGGCTCAAGCACGACCACCATCGTTCCGACCTTGACGCGATCATAAAGATCGATGGCGTCCTCGTTGGTCATACGAATGCAGCCTGAGGAGATCGAGGTGCCGATATACTCCGGCTGGTTGGTGCCGTGGATGCGGAACAACGTGTCCTTGCTGCCCTGATAAAGATACAGCGCCCGCGCCCCAAGGGGGTTATCCGGTCCGCCCGCCACCCGTGACGGCAGTCCTCCCATTCGCTTGTGAATGTCGGCCGTCGGAATCCAGTCCGGCCACTCGCGCTTGTTGCCGACCCTTGCGATGCCGGAGAACGCCAAGGCTTCCTCGCCGACGGTGACGCCGTAACGGATGGCCTTGCCGTTATCGAGCACGTAATAGAGGTAGTGGTTGTCGGAATCGACAAGGATCGAGCCCGGCGCTTCCTTGCGGTGGTAATCGACGATCGCGCGGCGGAACGAGGCGGCAACCGGCGTTCTCGCGTAGGAGGCCTTGGCTAACAGATCCTTGTCGCGCGGCTTGAAGCTGCTGGTGTCGGCGGACTGGTATTGAGTGGCCATGCAGCCCGACAGCATCAGGCCCGCGACCAAAATCCCGAGCTGCTTGATTCGAAGAAACGACATGTTGTTTTCCAAATGCCCACTGAAATCCGGACGGAGCTAAGATTCTCTGGGCGCATTATTGTCGAATTTCCCTCGAATTCCAGTGCTCAGAAGCCTCGGTCCTTACGTGGGGCCGCGGCTGTGGTATTTTTGCCGCAAATACCGAGCCTTAATCGGGGTGGCGCAGCGTTCCAAGACCGGAAAAGAGGCTCATTCCGGCGTACTGAAAATGAACAGGCGGCATTCGCCTCCCGTTGCGGCGGAGGCTCTTGCAGATGCCGGGATCTATCGCGCCGACATCGATCCCGATAGCGCGAAAGCCTGGTCTCGATAGACCGTCTTGATAGACCGTCTCGTTCGCTGCGATGCGGCCCTACATAGTCTTCAAATGGAAAACAGGCTGGAAGATCGGCTTCCGGGCGCGGTGCTTGCGTCAGCTCTTGCCACAAGTTTGCTCGTAAAATTTGAGTGTTCGCCTGAACGCTTTCCAAGAAGGATTGCTGCCATAACCCGAGCGTGAAATCTCGGGAGTTACAATGGTTGAGAAAGTCGTAACGGGGGATCGCAACGTCCTCGATTTTCGCAGCTATCAACGGTTGCGTAGATTCAGCGCGGCGAATGCGGTCGCGCATGGTTCGTCTGCTTCCATGCGCACCTGCCGGCATTGCGGCGCCGCGTTGCTCGACGGCGAGGACGACGACGATTGCTCCAGCGCGGGTCTTGCCGCGCCGGCATTGCGAGCGCCGCCGCGAAGGTCTTGCGCGGAGTGAAAAGTCTTGCGCGGAGTGAAGTGTTTTAACAGCGATCGCTCCGCGATGGCGTGAGCCCTCTCTCCTGCTTGCGGGCGGGCCGGGACGGCAAGGGCTCGCTCTGAGAGTTTTGAGAGGCAACTCCGTCCACCGGAGCATGATCCGATCAAGTTGAATCGGACCATGCTCTGGAAATGGTTGTCTGGTCGCATTTTCTTGCGGCGAACCGGTATCCACTTCGCCGGAA
It includes:
- a CDS encoding MBL fold metallo-hydrolase codes for the protein MSDTEDIPFNRDFPLKPGVAEEVMPGVRRVLCDNPGPFTFTGTVSYIVGRGKVAIIDPGPDSEAHARALLDAVRGETVTHIFVTHTHKDHSPNAARIKAATGARVYAEGPHRASRPRFESEKHKPESGADRGFDPDVRLGDGDGVTGEGWALEAVTTPGHTVNHMAFAWKDRSVLFAGDHVMGWSTSIVAPPDGSMTDYMASLEKLSMRDEHLYFAGHGPEIRDAPRFVRFLARHRRAREVSILHRLAKGEADIATLVRAIYIGLDSRLSGAAGYSVLAHLEDLVARGLVLTDGDPVIEGRYWLA
- a CDS encoding DUF1499 domain-containing protein, with the protein product MARRFSARYQTEPFSALATWARRLAVFSAVATVVSVAAVRFGILESKPALATLLGALACAGLSVLLALAGLVALWRDGSRGIGRILTALLLNVLVLAYPAYLAVRHRNLPPIHDITTDPVNPPHFEALARLRGMDGANSAVYAGLYSAEQQRAAYPAIEPVELDLTAQQAFDIVRRLVTRRKWLVIDERPPQPPRQSGHIEAVARTPVMGFREDVAIRIMPTEDGSRIDIRSSSRYFEHDLGSNAARVSSLIDDINIAAENVVDKAVKEPPVPVKPPARGAVKR
- a CDS encoding LysR family transcriptional regulator, giving the protein MHDLNDLYFFVQVVDHGGFAAAARALGIPKSRLSRRMATLEARLGVRLIQRSTRRFTVTGIGQDYYRHCVAMLVEAEAAQDLIERSRTKPQGIVRISCPPPLLYFQVGEMIARFMAECPDVEVHLESTPRRVDVIADGIDIALRVRFPPLEDNDLVMRVLAESAQRLVASPSLLKKLSHPPVPADLAHLPSIGWQSPHHPHEWSLDGPDAGTARIPHTPRFITEDMVALRFAALRGIGVGQFPTMMVKADLESGALVDVLPDWTPRAGIVHAVFSSRRGLLPSVRALLDFLAAEFAVLTRADADISPPHKMR
- a CDS encoding pirin family protein encodes the protein MRKVLGVFSGPRQHWVGDGFPVRSLFSHASHGDHVSPFLLLDYAGPADFTPAERPRGVGVHPHRGFETVTIVYQGEVEHRDSTGNGGLIGPGDVQWMTAASGILHEEFHSRAFTKKGGALEMVQLWVNLPARDKNAEPGYQTLLNADIPSVDLPDGAGRLRVIAGEFDGRKGPAKTFTPVGIYDVKLNRDGVATLNPPEGHTVAVVVLKGTVLVGGSEIAREAQFALLDRNGGEVTIEANGDALVLILSGVPIDEPVVMRGPFVMNTEGEIRQAMIDFQSGRFGTLEPVGAGA
- a CDS encoding fatty-acid--CoA ligase, which codes for MLGLMQDWPLLCHRIIDHAARIHAGREVVTRSVEGPIHRTNYAEIRGRALKLAQRLDRQGIRLGDRVATLAWNTWRHLEAWYGIMGIGAVCHTVNPRLFPDQIAWIINHATDRIVMTDITFVPILEKIAGRLPSVERYVVLTDGAHMPRTSLKNAVAYEDWIAEADGDFAWKTFDENTAAAMCYTSGTTGDPKGVVYSHRSNVLHSMIVNNADALGAGSKDTLLPVVPLFHANSWGTAFSAPSMGTRLVMPGARLDGASVYELLSGEKVTFAAGVPTVWLMLLQHMETDNLKLPDLKVVICGGSAMPRSIIKAFDDMGIEVRHAWGMTEMSPRGTVGALQGAFSHLKGDARLDRLQMQGYAPFMVEMKLTDDAGNELPWDGKTPGRLKVRGPAISAAYYRVDDDILDEEGFFDTGDVATLDSYGYLRITDRSKDVIKSGGEWISSIDLENLAVGHPKVAEAAVIGLPHPKWGERPLLIVQVKPGESVTREEMLDFMDGKIAKWWMPDDVAFVDSIPHTATGKILKAALREQFKG
- a CDS encoding L,D-transpeptidase; its protein translation is MSFLRIKQLGILVAGLMLSGCMATQYQSADTSSFKPRDKDLLAKASYARTPVAASFRRAIVDYHRKEAPGSILVDSDNHYLYYVLDNGKAIRYGVTVGEEALAFSGIARVGNKREWPDWIPTADIHKRMGGLPSRVAGGPDNPLGARALYLYQGSKDTLFRIHGTNQPEYIGTSISSGCIRMTNEDAIDLYDRVKVGTMVVVLEPRRSARMASWGGNGSVN